The stretch of DNA attccttcactatagtgaatcactaaaacaatacagaaaacctgagcctattccttcactatagtgaatcactaaaacaatacagaaaacctgagcctcttccttcactatagtgaatcactaaaacaatacagaaaacctgagcctattccttcactatagtgaatcactaaaacaatacagaaaacctgagcctcttccttcactatagtgaatcactaaaacaatacagaaaacctgagcctcttccttcactatagtgaatcactaaaacaatacagaaaacctgagcctcttccttcactatagtgaatcactaaaacaatacagaaaacctgagcctattccttcactatagtgaatcactaaaacaatacagaaaacctgagcctcttccttcactatagtgaatcactaaaacaatacagaaaacctgagcctattccttcactatagtgaatcactaaaacaatacagaaaacctgagcctattccttcactatagtgaatcactaaaacaatacagaaaacctgagcctattccttcactatagtgaatcactaaaacaatacagaaaacctgagcctcttccttcactatagtgaatcactaaaacaatatagaaaacctgagcctcttccttcactatagtgaatcactaaaacaatccagaaaacctgagcctcttccttcactatagtgaatcactaaaacaatacagaaaacctgagcctcttccttcactatagtgaatcactaaaacaatacagaaaacctgagcctcttccttcactatagtgaatcactaaaacaatacagaaaacctgagcctattccttcaatatagtgaatcactaaaacaatacagaaaacctgagcctattccttcactatagtgaatcactaaaacaatacagaaaacctgagcctcttccttcactatagtgaatcactaaaacaatacagaaaacctgagcctattccttcactatagtgaatcactaaaacaatacagaaaacctgagcctcttccttcactatagtgaatcactaaaacaatacagaaaacctgagcctattccttcaatatagtgaatcactaaaacaatacagaaaacctgagcctattccttcactatagtgaatcactaaaacaatacagaaacctgagcctcttccttcactatagtgaatcactaaaacaatacagaaaacctgagcctattccttcactatagtgaatcactaaaacaatacagaaaacctgagcctcttccttcactatagtgaatcactaaacaatacagaaaacctgagcctattccttcactatagtgaatcactaaaacaatacagaaaacctgagcctattccttcactatagtgaatcactaaaacaatacagaaaacctgagcctcttccttcactatagtgaatcactaaaacaatacagaaaacctgagcctattccttcactatagtgaatcactaaaacaatacagaaaacctgagcctcttccttcactatagtgaatcactaaaacaatacagaaaacctgagcctattccttcactatagtgaatcactaaaacaatacagaaaacctgagcctcttccttcactatagtgaatcactaaaacaatacagaaaacctgagcctcttccttcactatagtgaatcactaaaacaatacagaaaacctgagcctcttccttcactatagtgaatcactaaaacaatacagaaaacctgagcctattccttcactatagtgaatcactaaaacaatacagaaaacctgagcctattccttcactatagtgaatcactaaaacaatacagaaaacctgagcctcttccttcactatagtgaatcactaaaacaatacagaaaacctgagcctattccttcattatattgaatcactaaaacaatacagaaaacctgagcctcttccttcactatagtgaatcactaaaacaatacagaaaacctgagcctcttccttcactatagtgaatcactaaaacaatacagaaaacctgagcgtattccttcactatagtgaatcactaaaacaatacagaaaacctgagcctattccttcactatagtgaatcactaaaacaatacagaaaacctgagcctcttccttcactatagtgaatcactaaaacaatacagaaaacctgagcctattccttcactatagtgaatcactaaaacaatacagaaaacctgagcctattccttcactatagtgaatcactaaaacaatacagaaaacctgagcctattccttcactatattgaatcactaaaacaatacagaaaacctgagcctcttccttcactatagtgaatcactaaaacaatacagaaaacctgagcctcttccttcactatagtgaatcactaaatcaatacagaaaacctgagcctcttccttcactatagtgaatcactaaaacaatacagaaaacctgagcctcttccttcactatagtgaatcactaaaacaatacagaaaaacctgagcctcttccttcactatagtgaatcactaaaacaatacagaaaacctgagcctcttccttcactatagtgaatcactaaaacaatacagaaaacctgagcctcttccttcactatagtgaatcactaaaacaatacagaaaacctgagcctcttccttcactatagtgaatcactaaaacaatacagaaaacctgagcctcttccttcactatagtgaatcactaaaacaatacagaaaacctgagcctcttccttcactatagtgaatcactaaaacaatacagaaaacctgagcctcttccttcactatagtgaatcactaaaacaatacagaaaacctgagcctcttccttcactatagtgaatcactaaaacaatacagaaaacctgagcctattccttcactatagtgaatcactaaaacaatacagaaaacctgagcctcttccttcactatagtgaatcactaaaacaatatagaaaacctgagcctcttccttcactatagtgaatcactaaaacaatccagaaaacctgagcctcttccttcactatagtgaatcactaaaacaatacagaaaacctgagcctcttccttcactatagtgaatcactaaaacaatacagaaaacctgagcctcttccttcactatagtgaatcactaaaacaatacagaaaacctgagcctcttccttcactatagtgaatcactaaaacaatacagaaaacctgagcctattccatcactatagtgaatcactaaaacaatacagaaaacctgagcctcttccttcactatagtgaatcactaaaacaatacagaaaacctgagcctattccttcactatagtgaatcactaaaacaatacagaaaacctgagcctattccttcactatagtgaatcactaaaacaatacagaaaacctgagcctcttccttcactatagtgaatcactaaaacaatacagaaaacctgagcctattccttcactatagtgaatcactaaaacaatacagaaaacctgagcctattccttcactatagtgaatcactaaaacaatacagaaaacctgagcctcttccttcactatagtgaatcactaaaacaatacagaaaacctgagcctcttccttcactatagtgaatcactaaaacaatacagaaacctgagcctattccttcactatagtgaatcactaaaacaatacagaaaacctgagcctcttccttcactatagtgaatcactaaaacaatccagaaaacctgagcctattccttcactatagtgaatcactaaaacaatacagaaaacctgagcctcttccttcactatagtgaatcactaaaacaatacagaaaacctgagcctattccttcactatagtgaatcactaaaacaatacagaaaacctgagcctcttccttcactatagtgaatcactaaaacaatacagaaaacctgagcctattccttcactatagtgaatcactaaaacaatacagaaaacctgagcctattccttccctatagtgaatcactaaaacaatacagaaaacctgagcctattccttcactatagtgaatcactaaaacaatacagaaaacctgagcctcttccttcactatagtgaatcactaaaacaatacagaaaacctgagcctattccttcactatatTGAATCActaaaaacaatacagaaaacctgagcctcttccttcactatagtgaatcactaaaacaatacagaaaacctgagcctcttccttcactatagtgaatcactaaaacaatacagaaaacctgagcctcttccttcactatagtgaatcactaaaacaatacagaaaacctgagcctcttccttcactatagtgaatcactaaaacaatacagaaaacctgagcctcttccttcactatagtgaatcactaaaacaatacagaaaacctgagcctcttccttcactatagtgaatcactaaaacaatacagaaaacctgagcctcttccttcactatagtgaatcactaaaacaatacagaaaacctgagcctcttccttcactatagtgaatcactaaaacaatacagaaaacctgagcctattccttcactatagtgaatcactaaaacaatacagaaaacctgagcctcttccttcactatagtgaatcactaaaacaatacagaaaacctgagcctattccttcactatagtgaatcactaaaacaatacagaaaacctgagcctattccttcactatagtgaatcactaaaacaatacagaaaacctgagcctattccttcactatattgaatcactaaaacaatacagaaaacctgagcctcttccttcactatagtgaatcactaaaacaatacagaaaacctgagcctcttccttcactatagtgaatcactaaatcaatacagaaaacctgagcctcttccttcactatagtgaatcactaaaacaatacagaaaacctgagcctcttccttcactatagtgaatcactaaaacaatacagaaaacctgagcctcttccttcactatagtgaatcactaaaacaatacagaaaacctgagcctcttccttcactatagtgaatcactaaaacaatacagaaaacctgagcctcttccttcactatagtgaatcactaaaacaatacagaaaacctgagcctcttccttcactatagtgaatcactaaaacaatacagaaaacctgagcctcttccttcactatagtgaatcactaaaacaatacagaaaacctgagcctcttccttcactatagtgaatcactaaaacaatacagaaaacctgagcctcttccttcactatagtgaatcactaaaacaatacagaaaacctgagcctcttccttcactatagtgaatcactaaaacaatacagaaaacctgagcctattccttcactatagtgaatcactaaaacaatacagaaaacctgagcctcttccttcactatagtgaatcactaaaacaatatagaaaacctgagcctcttccttcactatagtgaatcactaaaacaatccagaaaacctgagcctcttccttcactatagtgaatcactaaaacaatacagaaaacctgagcctcttccttcactatagtgaatcactaaaacaatacagaaaacctgagcctcttccttcactatagtgaatcactaaaacaatacagaaaacctgagcctcttccttcactatagtgaatcactaaaacaatacagaaaacctgagcctattccatcactatagtgaatcactaaaacaatacagaaaacctgagcctcttccttcactatagtgaatcactaaaacaatacagaaaacctgagcctattccttcactatagtgaatcactaaaacaatacagaaaacctgagcctattccttcactatagtgaatcactaaaaacaatacagaaaacctgagcctcttccttcactatagtgaatcactaaaacaatacagaaaacctgagcctattccttcactatagtgaatcactaaaacaatacagaaaacctgagcctattccttcactatagtgaatcactaaaacaatacagaaaacctgagcctcttccttcactatagtgaatcactaaaacaatacagaaaacctgagcctcttccttcactatagtgaatcactaaaacaatacagaaacctgagcctattccttcactatagtgaatcactaaaacaatacagaaaacctgagcctcttccttcactatagtgaatcactaaaacaatccagaaaacctgagcctattccttcactatagtgaatcactaaaacaatacagaaaacctgagcctcttccttcactatagtgaatcactaaaacaatacagaaaaacctgagcctattccttcactatagtgaatcactaaaacaatacagaaaacctgagcctattccttcactatagtgaatcactaaaacaatacagaaaacctgagcctcttccttcactatagtgaatcactaaaacaatacagaaaacctgagcctattccttcactatagtgaatcactaaaacaatacagaaaacctgagcctcttccttcactatagtgaatcactaaaacaatacagaaaacctgagcctcttccttcactatagtgaatcactaaaacaatacagaaaacctgagcctcttccttcactatagtgaatcactaaaacaatacagaaaacctgagcctattccttcactatagtgaatcactaaaacaatacagaaaacctgagcctcttccttcactatagtgaatcactaaaacaatacagaaaacctgagcctattccttcactatagtgaatcactaaaacaatacagaaaacctgagcctattccttcactatagtgaatcactaaaacaatacagaaaacctgagcctattccttcactatagtgaatcactaaaacaatacagaaaacctgagcctattccttcactatagtgaatcactaaaacaatacagaaaacctgagcctcttccttcactatagtgaatcactaaaacaatacagaaaacctgagcctattccttcactatagtgaatcactaaacaatacagaaaacctgagcctattccttcactatagtgaatcactaaaacaatacagaaaacctgagcctattccttcactatagtgaatcactaaaacaatacagaaaacctgagcctcttccttcactaaagtgaatcactaaaacaatacagaaaacctgaggcctattccttcactatagtgaatcactaaaacaatacagaaaacctgagcctcttccttcactatagtgaatcactaaaacaatacagaaaacctgagcctattccttcactatagtgaatcactaaaacaatacagaaaacctgagcctcttccttcactatagtgaatcactaaaaacaatacagaaaacctgagcctcttccttcactatagtgaatcacttaaaacaatacagaaaacctgagcctcttccttcactatagtgaatcactaaaacaatacagaaaactgagcctcttccttcactatagtgaatcactaaaacaatacagaaaacctgagcctcttccttcactatagtgaatcactaaaacaatacagaaaacctgagcctcttccttcactatagtgaatcactaaaacaatacagaaaacctgagcctcttccttcactatagtgaatcactaaaacaatacagaaaacctgagcctcttccttcactatagtgaatcactaaaacaatacagaaaacctgagcctattccttcactatagtgaatcactaaaacaatacagaaaacctgagcctcttccttcactatagtgaatcactaaacaatatagaaaacctgagcctcttcctccactatagtgaatcactaaaacaatacagaaaaaaagactaccagaacccaatggattttccaattacattgaatgaactaccgGATAAAATAGAAACCcttcaacccaaaaaggcctgtggtgttgatggtatcctcaatgaagtGATAAAATAAGAAAATAGAACAGACAACAAATGCCAATTGGCAATAcctaaactctttaacatcagcCTTagacatcttccccaatatttggaaccaaggccTGATTCCCCCCCCAATCCACATAGGTGGAGACAAATTTAACTCCAATAACTACTATgggatatgtattttttttaacctttatttaactaggaaagtcagttaagaacaaattcttattttcaatgaaggcaaaggaacagtgggttaactgccttgttcaggagcagaatggcagatttttaccttgtcagctaagggatttgatcttgcaacctttcggttccaactccaatgttctaaccactaggctacctgccgccccatgcatcaacagcaaccttgggaaaatcctctacatcatcattaacagcagacttgtacatttcctcagtgaaaacaatgtacaatttggcatgagggtctgctatacaaattgatggaaaatgGTGTTTGGGgaaaaaacatacgacattataaaatccacgTACACAAACAagaagtgtgcggttaaaataggcaaaaaacacacacatttctttccaaagGGATGTGAGGTGAGACAGGAATGCAGCTTAAGCCctaccctcttcaacatacagtatatatcaacaaatttacaagggcactagaacagtctgcagcacctggcctcaccctattagaatctgaagtcaaatgtctactgtttgctgatgatctggttcttctgtccccaaccaaggagtatctacagcagcacctagatcttctgcacagattctgtaaGACCTGGGCCTTGACAGTAAGTCTCAGTAAGACTAAAAttatggtgttccaaaaaatgtcCAGTCTCCAGATCCACAaatccatctagacaccgttgccctagagtaCACAAAAAACTATCGTACCTCggtctaaacatcagcgccacaggtaacttacCACAAGCTGTGAACGAGTTGAGAGACGagacaagaagggccttctatgccatcaaagggAACATAAAATTacacataccaattaggatctggctaaaaatctTGTatcggttgtgaggtctggggtcaacTCCACCAACAAGAATTCACAAATTGAGACAAACNNNNNNNNNNNNNNNNNNNNNNNNNNNNNNNNNNNNNNNNNNNNNNNNNNNNNNNNNNNNNNNNNNNNNNNNNNNNNNNNNNNNNNNNNNNNNNNNNNNNTACGGACTTAACTTCCTCTGTAAACATTTAGTCCAAAGAAAGCGGGTGATGTTGATGAGAGGAGTGTATTGTAATTCATCAGTGTTTATGCATAAAGCACATAACCCAGAGGATTCATAAATAGTCATGAGTGCTCATGTCAAGACCAGTAAAATTTGATTGAAGAAGCTGGTTCGGATCtgcgagccgactaggtgaaacaaatctgtcgatgtgcccttgagcaaggcacttaaccctaattgctcctgtaagtcgctctggataagagtgtctggtaaattactaaaatgtaattcTAGAAGGCAAGGCACATTCTTAGGCTATATGCTAAAGCACGTTCTAGAACGTTAAATCACGTTCtagaaagccaaaacacacataTCATTCTGTACATTAGGTCTAACGCTAAACCTCCAATAAATGCGTTCTTGTACACTAAGACCCATTCCAGAGTTAAAGCAGCTCAGTAAAGGAGGTTAAGTGACTCGTATCAAACTGTTCTgttgctccctctccctccataaagccttcctccctccctcacacacgcACATCCCCTGTCTCCGGCTTTCCCTGTTTAGTGTGAAACACGTTATTACCTTGATAGATACCATCTCTCAACCAGACAGGGGTCAGAGAAGgttccacacatacacacacacaccgattgGCTCCGGTGCAGAACTtcgaagcacacacacacccctccttcaACTCCTCACCCCCTTTCCCCATGGCTCCTCTGTCATGGTTGGCCGGCTCTGGGAACCTGAGATGGGGTCTAGCTCCCCCCGTCACACACCCCCTCACCCCCCAACACCTTCCAGCCCACATTTCCCCCATTCTCCCTACAGCCCACTGCTCTCCCCATTCTCCATACAGCCCACTGCTCGCCCCATTCTACCTACAGACCACTGCTCTCCCCATTCTCCCTACAGCCCACTGCTCTCCCCATTCTCCCAATACCACACTGCTCTCCCCATTCTCCCTACAGCCCACTGCTCTCCCCATTCTCCCTACAGCCCACTGCTCTCCCCCATTCTCCCTACAGCCCACTGCTCTCCCCATTCTCCCTACAGCCCACTGCTCTCCCCATTCTCACTACAGCCCACTGCTCTCCCCATTCTCCTACAGCCCACTGCTCTCCCCATTCTCCCTACAGCCCACTGCTCTCCCCATTCTGCCTACAGCCCACTGCTCTCCCCATTCTCACTACAGCCCACTGCTCTCCCCATTCTCCTTACAGCCCACTGCTCTCCCCATTCTCCCTACAGCCCACTGCTCTCCCCATTCTCCCTACAGCCCACTGCTTCCCCATTCTCCCTACAGCCCACTGCTCTCCCCAGTCCCACCTCCAGcccactcctctcccccatcccacctccagcccactcctctcccccagtCCCCCCTCCAGcccactcctctcccccagtCCCCCCTCCAGCCCACTCCTCTCCCCAGTCCCACCTCCAGCCCACTCCTCTCCCCCCAGTCCCCCTCCAGCCCTCCTCCCCAGCCCACCTCCAGCCCACTCCTCTCCCCAGTCCCACCTCCAGcccactcctctcccccagtCCCACCTCCAGcccactcctctcccccagtCCCCCCTCCAGcccactcctctcccccagtCCCCCTCCAGcccactcctctcccccagtCCCACCTCCAGCCCACTCCTCTCCCCCATTCCCACCTCCAGcccactcctctcccccagtCCCCCCTCCAGcccactcctctcccccagtCCCCCCTCCAGcccactcctctcccccagtCCCACCTCCAGCCCACTCCTCTCCCCAGTCCCCACCTCCAGcccactcctctcccccagtCCCCCCTCCAGcccactcctctcccccagtCCCCCTCCAGcccactcctctcccccagtCCCACCTCCAGCCCACTCCTCTCCCCATTCCCACCTCCAGCCCACTCCTCTCCCCCCAGTCCCCCCTCCAGcccactcctctcccccagtCCCCCTCCAGCCCACTCCTCTCCCCAGTCCCACCTCCAGcccactcctctcccccagtCCCACCTCCAGCCCACTCC from Oncorhynchus kisutch isolate 150728-3 linkage group LG15, Okis_V2, whole genome shotgun sequence encodes:
- the LOC109886378 gene encoding proline-rich extensin-like protein EPR1, whose product is MAPLSWLAGSGNLRWGLAPPVTHPLTPQHLPAHISPILPTAHCSPHSPYSPLLAPFYLQTTALPILPTAHCSPHSPNTTLLSPFSLQPTALPILPTAHCSPPFSLQPTALPILPTAHCSPHSHYSPLLSPFSYSPLLSPFSLQPTALPILPTAHCSPHSHYSPLLSPFSLQPTALPILPTAHCSPHSPYSPLLPHSPYSPLLSPVPPPAHSSPPSHLQPTPLPQSPLQPTPLPQSPLQPTPLPSPTSSPLLSPQSPSSPPPQPTSSPLLSPVPPPAHSSPPVPPPAHSSPPVPPPAHSSPPVPLQPTPLPQSHLQPTPLPHSHLQPTPLPQSPLQPTPLPQSPLQPTPLPQSHLQPTPLPSPHLQPTPLPQSPLQPTPLPQSPSSPLLSPSPTSSPLLSPFPPPAHSSPPSPPSSPLLSPSPPPAHSSPQSHLQPTPLPQSHLQPTPLPHSHLQPTPLPQSPLQPTPLPQSPLQPTPLPQSHLQPTPLPQSPI